A single region of the Candidatus Omnitrophota bacterium genome encodes:
- a CDS encoding nucleotidyl transferase AbiEii/AbiGii toxin family protein: protein MSISQTVVKAQKKMLQAVAKADLPVYLAAGTALAIRCGHRYSEDLDFFTQRWSQALHRKLSKQIERATTFPFRLLDERIKLRLAKVAAYEFSITKRAFLKVDVIEDFDPLLQPVEPDGIASMDDLYLRKVRAVIGWTTNPSSTGQMVAGGRQDAKDLFDLWYLSTHYAPLHEWFPAHFTKQDYQRLARWLQTMTGQGTTFALLDVAPGCDTKQIMRHMEQQVYERLNRRYVRYET from the coding sequence ATGTCAATAAGTCAAACTGTCGTCAAAGCTCAGAAGAAGATGCTACAGGCTGTAGCCAAGGCCGATCTCCCTGTCTATCTGGCCGCAGGAACGGCCCTTGCCATCCGGTGCGGCCATCGGTACTCGGAAGACCTTGATTTCTTTACCCAGCGCTGGAGCCAAGCCCTGCACCGGAAACTGTCCAAGCAGATCGAGCGAGCCACCACGTTTCCGTTCCGGCTCCTGGACGAGCGGATTAAGCTTCGCCTGGCAAAGGTAGCGGCTTATGAATTCAGCATTACCAAGAGAGCATTTTTAAAGGTGGATGTCATCGAAGACTTTGATCCGTTGCTGCAGCCGGTTGAGCCGGATGGTATTGCTTCAATGGATGACCTTTACCTACGAAAAGTACGGGCTGTCATCGGCTGGACTACCAACCCGTCTTCAACCGGACAGATGGTGGCTGGTGGCCGGCAAGATGCCAAAGATCTCTTTGACCTGTGGTATCTGTCGACCCATTATGCGCCGCTGCATGAGTGGTTTCCAGCGCACTTTACCAAGCAGGACTATCAGCGGCTGGCCCGATGGTTGCAGACCATGACCGGCCAAGGGACGACGTTTGCCTTACTTGATGTCGCACCAGGCTGTGATACCAAGCAGATTATGCGTCACATGGAACAACAGGTGTATGAGCGTCTGAACCGTCGATACGTGCGATATGAAACGTGA
- a CDS encoding ImmA/IrrE family metallo-endopeptidase has translation MSLNVPHLTYNQLRAAAEAFLKRYHSSRKIPIPIEQIIECQMRLDIIPLPGLLEAYDVDGFTSSDLSEISVDQFVYEHRPSRYRFTLAHEVGHVVLHADLFKAHRFRGIDTWKRFLMGVPELNYTRLEWQAYSFGGLVLVPGDVLQQEFKLVAKQVKAQGLSKETDFAKALMTDMVATRFGVSSEVIDRRLNFDQIRLTDLWE, from the coding sequence ATGTCGCTCAACGTCCCACACTTGACCTACAACCAGCTTCGAGCCGCAGCAGAGGCGTTTCTCAAGCGCTACCACTCTTCCAGGAAGATTCCGATCCCAATCGAGCAGATCATTGAGTGTCAGATGAGGCTCGACATCATCCCGCTGCCTGGCTTGCTCGAGGCCTACGACGTGGACGGCTTCACCTCCAGCGATCTCTCAGAGATTTCAGTTGACCAGTTCGTCTACGAGCATCGGCCCAGCCGCTACCGGTTTACGCTGGCGCATGAAGTGGGCCATGTCGTGCTCCACGCCGACCTCTTCAAGGCCCATCGTTTTCGAGGGATCGACACCTGGAAGCGTTTCCTCATGGGCGTGCCGGAGTTAAACTACACCCGCCTGGAATGGCAGGCGTACAGCTTCGGCGGCTTGGTGTTAGTGCCAGGCGACGTGCTACAACAGGAGTTCAAGCTGGTGGCGAAACAGGTGAAAGCGCAAGGGCTGTCGAAGGAGACCGATTTTGCCAAAGCCCTGATGACTGACATGGTGGCGACACGCTTTGGCGTCTCCAGCGAAGTGATCGACCGCCGGCTGAACTTCGACCAAATCCGATTAACCGATCTCTGGGAGTGA